A window of the Drosophila simulans strain w501 chromosome 2L, Prin_Dsim_3.1, whole genome shotgun sequence genome harbors these coding sequences:
- the LOC120285823 gene encoding uncharacterized protein K02A2.6-like isoform X1: protein MHNFSLTLIQHTCTPTDRLSEEITLRKLKRSLGPVFKMTDSVIKPFLCEVIDKAILRNEWEKWLRAFTIYLEAEGIVTEKQKRSKLLLLGGVQLQSVVFSLPGALVEPCDGNKEDIYKILIDHLNKHFSPKQNSTFERHLFRSLTPLDTESFGDFLLRLRQQMQRCAFGSSKAEIEDICLKDKIIDVWAPLDLKKRLLGKENSLEEVIEVCQVEEQINKESKEMTSRPSAEPICKIAHRGFKQSGECPRCGKFGHTHNDPSCPARNVTCNKCSKPGHYARKCRTNLNSRFPKSQRNNLKRPRTYIRSVEEEATSSKLKKGEAHCFRVSSEDEEEFIRCRVGGREIPLIIDSGCKFNLISHADWSLLVKRKATVFNVRTHTEKQFRAYASNKLLRVMCIFEAPISVEPGAEGIASFYVIENGEQSLLGRDTAIELKVLRLGRNINRIEEIEPFPSWKNIEVRLSIDYDVKPVQQPVRRIPAALEDKVMEKLGEALSRDIIEPVKGPSAWISPIVLAFKENGDIRLCVDMRLANKAILRENYPLPTFDCFMTRLKEAKFFARLDLKDAYHQVALDESSREITTFITPRGLFRYKRLMFGVNSAPEIFQRLLEQMLSTVPNAMNFIDDIIIFGATDLEIDSAVKEVCEIFQENNVLLNKEKCIWKTRKLKFLGHILSDKGIEVDPEKIDVIRSFRDPKNKEETRSFLGLVTYVGKFIPDLASHTDPLRKLLKTENKFTWGEAEKNAFNNLKNLLSKVPKLSYFDPKHRTRVIADASPVALGAVLLQFKVDNEPLIITFASKALSEVEKRYSQTEKESLALVWAVEKFYYFLAGLHFELVTDHKPLEAIFKPTSKPPARIERWLLRLQAYTFTVIYKSGKDNISDALSRLCQLSTVEPIDLRTEYSILRVVQSSIPKSMTISEIAESSKRDEEIMDAIGCLENDSWKPDSSGSFYPFRNELSAVGSLLLRGNRVVVPRSLRMKILELAHEGHPGETAMKRRLRSKVWWPQIDREAEKFVKACRDCCLVSQDIRPPPMDRNPFPTGPWIWVASDLLGPLPNNEYVLVFIDYFSRYMEHKFLKTISSTTLIEAMKEIFCRLGYPEYLRTDNGRQYVSEEFSNYCKACGIEQVRTPPYWPQANGEVENMNRALVKRLKIAYANGKNYKEEIQKFILMYNVTPHGTTGSAPTKLMFSRVIRDKIPGVGDIYEKTLDSEERDKDIIGKYKGKQAADKRRGAKEVDIEVGDKVLLKNVVFPNKLTSNFDKTEFTVLERHNNIVVIEGGGRKLTRNASHLKKVPASQTYPASCPTPQSDASLPESTPTSEVAVLQPTEGGLGIQPPLPPLKLKLVNKGGMWQPALPTTKHRESSDGTGANDRPAEE from the exons ATGCACAATTTTTCACTCACTCTCATCCAACACACATGCACTCCGACAGATAGGCTGAGTGAAGAGATTACTCTTCGCAAGCTTAAGAGAAG TCTAGGTCCCGTATTTAAAATGACCGACAGTGTCATTAAACCGTTTCTGTGCGAGGTGATCGACAAGGCAATCCTCCGAAATGAATGGGAGAAGTGGTTGAGGGCATTTACAATATACCTCGAGGCCGAGGGCATTGTTACCGAGAAGCAGAAGAGGAGTAAGCTACTGCTTTTGGGAGGAGTCCAGCTACAGTCAGTAGTATTCTCCCTACCTGGTGCGCTAGTTGAGCCCTGCGACGGAAATAAAGAAGACATCTACAAAATCCTCATCGACCATCTAAATAAACACTTCTCACCAAAGCAGAACTCAACGTTTGAGAGACATCTATTCAGAAGTCTGACACCGTTGGACACAGAAAGCTTTGGGGATTTCTTGCTGCGACTCCGTCAACAAATGCAACGATGTGCATTTGGATCCTCAAAAGCGGAGATTGAGGATATATGTCTTAAGGATAAAATTATAGATGTGTGGGCACCTCTAGACCTCAAGAAAAGACTCCTGGGGAAGGAAAATTCACTAGAGGAAGTGATCGAAGTATGTCAGGTTGAGGAGCAGATCAACAAGGAATCAAAAGAAATGACATCAAGACCAAGTGCGGAACCCATCTGTAAAATTGCACATCGTGGTTTCAAGCAGAGTGGGGAATGCCCCAGATGTGGAAAAttcggacacacacacaatgaccCATCATGTCCGGCAAGAAATGTGACTTGCAATAAATGCTCGAAGCCTGGACACTATGCCAGGAAGTGCCGAACTAACCTGAACAGCCGATTCCCTAAGTCCCAAAGGAATAACCTAAAAAGGCCTCGCACGTACATACGATCTGTCGAAGAGGAGGCCACCAGCTCCAAACTTAAAAAGGGCGAGGCACATTGCTTTCGAGTGTCAAGCGAGGATGAAGAGGAGTTCATACGATGCCGAGTGGGAGGCCGCGAAATTCCTTTAATCATTGACTCGGGGTGCAAGTTTAACCTTATCAGCCACGCGGACTGGTCTCTGCTAGTGAAGAGAAAGGCCACAGTCTTTAACGTAAGAACCCATACAGAAAAGCAATTCCGAGCCTATGCCTCTAATAAATTACTTCGAGTAATGTGTATTTTCGAGGCCCCAATTTCCGTCGAGCCGGGTGCCGAAGGGATTGCTTCATTTTACGTGATTGAAAATGGAGAACAATCTCTGTTGGGCCGAGACACAGCTATCGAGTTAAAAGTCCTCCGACTGGGAAGAAACATTAACCGGATTGAAGAAATAGAGCCTTTTCCGAGTTGGAAAAACATTGAAGTAAGGCTGTCTATCGATTATGACGTAAAACCCGTTCAACAACCGGTGAGACGAATCCCGGCAGCGCTCGAGGACAAAGTCATGGAAAAACTGGGGGAAGCCCTGAGTCGAGATATAATTGAACCAGTCAAGGGTCCGAGTGCTTGGATATCTCCCATCGTGCTTGCGTTTAAGGAGAACGGGGACATCCGCTTATGTGTCGACATGCGACTGGCAAACAAAGCTATCCTACGGGAAAACTATCCATTACCAACTTTCGATTGCTTTATGACCAGACTCAAAGAGGCGAAATTCTTCGCACGCCTAGACCTCAAGGACGCCTATCACCAAGTGGCCCTTGATGAATCGAGCCGGGAGATAACAACGTTCATAACCCCAAGGGGACTTTTCCGCTATAAGCGTTTGATGTTTGGAGTTAATTCTGCTCCCGAAATTTTTCAACGCCTTCTGGAGCAGATGTTATCTACGGTACCTAACGCCATGAACTTCATCGATGACATAATCATTTTTGGCGCAACTGACCTCGAAATCGACAGCGCCGTAAAAGAAGTATGCGAGATATTCCAGGAAAATAATGTCCTACTGAATAAAGAGAAATGCATCTGGAAGACAAGGAAACTAAAATTCCTCGGACATATTTTATCCGACAAGGGAATAGAAGTCGACCCAGAGAAAATTGACGTCATCCGATCTTTCAGAGACCCGAAGAACAAAGAGGAAACACGGAGCTTCCTCGGTTTGGTAACCTACGTCGGAAAGTTCATTCCGGACCTTGCAAGTCACACAGATCCTCTAAGAAAActgctgaaaactgaaaacaaattcaCCTGGGGCGAAGCCGAGAAAAATGCTTTCAACAACCTTAAGAATCTCCTATCCAAGGTACCCAAACTATCATATTTCGATCCTAAACATCGAACTCGGGTGATTGCGGACGCTAGCCCGGTTGCCCTTGGGGCTGTCTTATTGCAATTCAAAGTCGACAACGAACCATTAATAATTACCTTTGCTAGCAAGGCCCTGTCAGAGGTGGAGAAACGCTACTCCCAAACGGAAAAGGAGAGCCTAGCACTGGTTTGGGCAGTGGAgaaattttattactttctgGCAGGCCTGCACTTCGAACTCGTAACCGATCACAAACCCTTGGAAGCCATTTTCAAACCAACATCCAAGCCCCCGGCCCGCATTGAAAGGTGGCTGCTGCGACTCCAGGCATATACGTTCACCGTTATCTATAAATCCGGAAAAGACAACATATCAGATGCGTTGTCTCGTCTCTGCCAACTATCTACGGTAGAACCAATCGATCTCAGGACGGAATACAGCATCCTACGCGTCGTACAGAGCTCCATCCCAAAATCTATGACAATCTCGGAAATAGCAGAATCTTCCAAGAGGGATGAAGAGATTATGGACGCAATCGGTTGCCTGGAAAACGACTCCTGGAAGCCTGATAGTTCAGGGAGCTTCTATCCGTTTCGTAACGAGCTGTCAGCGGTTGGCTCGCTCCTGTTGAGGGGAAACCGAGTAGTCGTGCCGAGATCTCTTAGAATGAAAATACTGGAGTTAGCCCACGAAGGTCATCCCGGCGAGACAGCAATGAAACGCCGCCTGCGGTCCAAAGTATGGTGGCCACAAATAGACCGAGAGGCAGAAAAGTTTGTCAAAGCTTGCAGAGATTGTTGCCTGGTATCTCAAGACATCCGACCACCGCCTATGGATAGAAATCCTTTTCCCACTGGCCCGTGGATTTGGGTAGCGTCGGATCTGCTAGGTCCGTTACCTAACAATGAATATGTTCTAGTCTTTATTGACTATTTTTCACGATATATGGAGCATAAGTTTCTTAAAACCATATCTTCAACGACCCTGATAGAGGCAATGAAAGAAATCTTTTGTAGACTGGGATATCCTGAGTACCTACGAACTGATAACGGACGCCAGTATGTTAGCGAGGAGTTTTCTAACTACTGCAAAGCGTGCGGCATTGAACAGGTTAGGACCCCACCGTATTGGCCGCAAGCAAACGGGGAAGTTGAGAACATGAACAGAGCCCTTGTGAAACGCCTAAAAATAGCATACGCAAATGGGAAAAACTACAAAGAGGAAATCcaaaagtttattttgatGTACAATGTAACCCCACATGGAACAACAGGGTCAGCGCCCACAAAGCTAATGTTCAGCAGAGTCATCCGTGACAAAATACCAGGCGTTGGGGATATCTACGAGAAAACCTTAGACTCTGAGGAAAGAGATAAAGACATTATTGGAAAATATAAGGGAAAGCAGGCAGCCGACAAAAGAAGAGGGGCAAAGGAAGTCGATATAGAAGTGGGCGACAAGGTACTTTTGAAAAACGTAGTGTTCCCAAACAAACTTACATCAAACTTCGACAAGACGGAATTTACGGTGTTAGAACGACACAATAACATTGTGGTGATCGAAGGGGGTGGTAGAAAACTAACAAGAAATGCCTCACATCTTAAGAAAGTCCCGGCTAGCCAGACGTATCCAGCCTCCTGCCCAACGCCGCAATCAGATGCCAGCCTACCGGAATCAACACCAACTTCGGAGGTCGCAGTACTTCAGCCCACAGAAGGAGGCCTCGGGATCCAGCCACCCCTGCCGCCATTAAAGCTAAAACTCGTCAATAAAGGAGGGATGTGGCAACCGGCATTGCCAACAACCAAGCATCGAGAGAGCAGCGACGGGACAGGCGCGAACGATCGCCCAGCAGAGGAGTGA